Proteins from a single region of Flavobacterium sp. YJ01:
- a CDS encoding dipeptide epimerase yields the protein MKLILREYNLKLKHTFTISRESIDVQPSLIVELQSDGFSGFGEATSNPYYHITVPMMIQDLEKIRSIIENTQDETPEVFWAKMHPYLKDDMFALCALDLAYNDLYARKKGKKLYELWNYKTDHNPLTDYTIGIDTIEKMVFKMKELPWPIYKIKLGTKEDIEIVKELRKHTNSVFRIDANCGWTVDETINNAVELKKLGVEFLEQPMKADNWEGHKEVFKHSVLPVIADESCIIEEDVAKCHNHFHGVNVKLVKCGGLTPGKRMIEDAKKLGLKTMVGCMTESTVGISAIAHLLPQLDYVDMDGALLLAEDIATGVTIKDGVISYSDLNGTGVTLL from the coding sequence ATGAAACTTATTTTAAGAGAGTATAATCTCAAACTAAAACACACTTTCACCATTTCTAGAGAATCAATTGATGTTCAACCTTCTCTAATTGTCGAATTGCAAAGCGATGGTTTTTCTGGTTTTGGAGAAGCAACTTCCAATCCTTATTATCATATTACAGTTCCGATGATGATTCAGGATTTGGAGAAAATCAGAAGCATTATCGAAAATACCCAAGATGAAACTCCAGAAGTATTTTGGGCAAAAATGCATCCGTATTTAAAAGATGACATGTTTGCTTTGTGCGCTTTAGATTTGGCTTATAATGATTTGTATGCTCGCAAAAAAGGCAAAAAATTATACGAATTGTGGAATTACAAAACCGATCATAATCCGCTAACAGATTATACAATCGGAATTGACACGATTGAAAAAATGGTTTTTAAAATGAAAGAACTTCCTTGGCCTATTTACAAAATTAAATTGGGAACTAAGGAAGACATCGAAATTGTAAAAGAACTTAGAAAACACACCAATTCTGTTTTTAGAATCGACGCCAATTGCGGATGGACAGTTGATGAAACTATTAATAACGCAGTTGAATTAAAAAAACTGGGGGTAGAATTTCTAGAACAGCCTATGAAAGCAGACAATTGGGAAGGTCATAAAGAAGTTTTCAAACATTCTGTTCTTCCCGTAATTGCTGACGAAAGTTGTATTATTGAAGAAGATGTTGCAAAATGCCACAATCATTTTCATGGTGTAAATGTAAAACTTGTAAAATGCGGCGGTTTAACTCCTGGAAAACGTATGATTGAAGATGCTAAAAAATTAGGATTAAAAACAATGGTTGGATGTATGACAGAATCTACCGTTGGAATTTCTGCGATTGCGCATTTGCTGCCTCAATTGGATTATGTAGATATGGACGGTGCACTTCTTTTGGCAGAAGATATTGCAACTGGCGTAACCATTAAAGACGGTGTAATAAGCTATTCTGATTTAAACGGAACGGGAGTTACACTTTTATAA
- a CDS encoding aminotransferase class I/II-fold pyridoxal phosphate-dependent enzyme produces the protein MKVEKFPDRIIEIDQNQYLYFGGTAYLGLPTNKDFQDLVVQNILKWGTTYGSSRTANIQLTAYDAGETYLASHIGSESVVTVSSGMLAGKLVLEKLKKQTDSFYHLNEIHSAIQIENSFPVFIDEKLNNRLLDSKPEKITILTDGVPSFQTQPVDLSFLEKISSHKEITLVIDESHSLGIVNENGSGIYASIKFPIKRKILVSSLGKAFGLTGGVIASDSEFINEIKELETFTSAAGMNPAFVQTLSDAKEIYKIQHKKLKDNLSYIDSILTKNNEILFDRNYPLIYLLSNDLVEKLKQEKIIIASFKYTKDAEPLNRIVITANHLKEDLYKLVEVLNDFNSQF, from the coding sequence ATGAAAGTCGAAAAATTTCCAGACCGTATTATCGAAATTGACCAAAATCAGTATTTGTATTTTGGCGGAACTGCCTATTTAGGACTTCCGACAAACAAAGACTTTCAGGATTTAGTCGTTCAGAATATTTTAAAATGGGGAACTACTTACGGAAGCTCCAGAACGGCAAATATTCAATTAACCGCTTATGATGCAGGCGAAACCTATTTGGCTTCTCATATTGGCTCAGAAAGCGTCGTTACGGTTTCTTCAGGAATGTTGGCTGGAAAATTGGTTTTGGAAAAATTAAAAAAACAGACTGATTCTTTTTATCATTTAAATGAAATTCATTCGGCTATCCAAATTGAAAATAGTTTTCCTGTTTTTATAGACGAAAAACTGAATAATCGCTTATTAGATTCGAAACCAGAAAAAATAACAATTTTGACTGATGGAGTACCTTCATTTCAAACGCAACCTGTTGATTTATCATTTCTAGAGAAAATTTCAAGCCATAAAGAAATTACCTTAGTTATTGACGAATCTCATTCTTTGGGAATTGTAAACGAAAATGGCTCAGGAATTTATGCTTCAATTAAATTTCCAATTAAAAGAAAAATATTGGTTTCTTCTCTCGGAAAAGCTTTTGGATTAACTGGCGGTGTTATTGCATCAGATTCTGAATTTATCAATGAAATAAAAGAATTAGAAACTTTTACAAGCGCTGCGGGAATGAATCCTGCTTTTGTCCAAACACTTTCTGATGCAAAAGAAATTTATAAAATACAGCATAAAAAACTGAAAGATAATTTGAGTTATATCGATTCGATTTTAACCAAAAATAACGAAATACTTTTTGATAGAAATTATCCTTTAATTTATCTTTTATCGAATGATTTGGTAGAAAAACTAAAGCAAGAAAAAATTATTATTGCAAGTTTTAAATACACAAAAGACGCTGAACCTTTAAATCGTATTGTAATTACAGCAAATCATCTTAAAGAAGATTTATATAAATTGGTTGAAGTTTTAAATGATTTTAATTCTCAATTTTAA
- a CDS encoding DUF1456 family protein produces the protein MTNNDILKKLRVALMLRDDQIVEILELVDFRISKSELGAFFRAEDHPNYMECGDQVLRNFLNGLVIHLRGTKENPKNPTDVLAKHKAEIPKKETSKDRPEFKAAPKDSEKYRGDKSPSKSGSATGKPKKKSFPKGNGKPDVVEKVVFKNGKNKK, from the coding sequence ATGACAAATAACGATATACTTAAAAAACTTCGCGTGGCTTTGATGCTCCGTGATGACCAAATAGTTGAAATTTTAGAATTAGTAGATTTTAGAATTTCGAAATCTGAGCTTGGAGCTTTTTTTAGAGCCGAAGATCATCCAAATTATATGGAATGCGGCGATCAGGTTTTGCGTAACTTTCTAAACGGATTGGTAATTCATTTAAGAGGAACTAAAGAAAACCCTAAAAATCCAACTGACGTTTTAGCAAAACATAAAGCAGAAATTCCGAAGAAAGAAACATCTAAAGATAGACCTGAATTTAAAGCCGCTCCAAAAGATTCAGAAAAATATAGAGGCGACAAAAGTCCTTCAAAATCAGGTTCAGCAACTGGAAAACCTAAGAAGAAATCATTCCCAAAAGGAAATGGAAAACCAGATGTTGTTGAAAAAGTGGTTTTTAAAAACGGGAAAAATAAGAAATAG
- the sucC gene encoding ADP-forming succinate--CoA ligase subunit beta gives MNIHEYQGKEILASYGVRVQRGIVANNAVEAVAAAKQLTAETGTGWHVIKAQIHAGGRGKGGGVKLAKNLQQVEELAEQIIGMQLITPQTPPEGKKVNKVLVAEDVYYPGESETSEFYVSVLLNRGTGRNMIMYSTEGGMDIEEVAEHTPHLIFTEEIDPSVGLQGFQARRIAFNLGLSGNAFKEMVKFIDALYNAYIGSDASMFEINPVLKTSDNKILAVDAKVNIDDNALYRQAKYAEMRDIREENPIEVEAKEVGLNYVDLDGTVGCMVNGAGLAMATMDLIKYAGFEPANFLDVGGTADAKRVETAFRIILKDPNVKAILINIFGGIVRCDRVAQGVVDAYKNMGDAIKVPIIVRLQGTNAEIAKELIDNSGMPILSAVQFQEAADQVKAALS, from the coding sequence ATGAACATACACGAATATCAAGGAAAAGAAATTTTAGCGAGTTACGGAGTACGCGTGCAACGCGGAATCGTGGCTAATAATGCAGTTGAAGCTGTGGCTGCTGCAAAACAATTAACTGCCGAAACTGGAACAGGATGGCATGTAATTAAAGCACAAATTCACGCAGGTGGTCGTGGAAAAGGTGGTGGAGTTAAGCTGGCAAAAAACTTACAGCAAGTTGAAGAGTTAGCAGAACAAATCATCGGAATGCAATTAATTACACCTCAGACTCCGCCTGAAGGTAAAAAAGTTAACAAAGTATTAGTTGCTGAAGATGTGTACTATCCTGGAGAAAGCGAAACTTCTGAATTTTATGTTTCTGTTTTATTGAATAGAGGTACAGGACGCAACATGATTATGTATTCTACTGAAGGTGGAATGGATATTGAAGAAGTTGCTGAACATACTCCACACTTAATCTTTACTGAAGAAATCGATCCTTCTGTTGGATTACAAGGTTTCCAAGCTAGAAGAATTGCTTTTAATTTAGGTCTTTCTGGAAATGCTTTTAAAGAAATGGTAAAATTCATCGATGCACTTTACAATGCTTACATTGGTTCTGATGCTTCTATGTTTGAAATCAACCCAGTTTTAAAAACTTCTGATAACAAAATCTTAGCTGTAGATGCTAAAGTAAATATCGACGATAACGCTTTATACAGACAAGCTAAATATGCTGAAATGAGAGATATCCGTGAGGAGAATCCAATCGAAGTTGAGGCTAAAGAAGTTGGTCTAAACTATGTGGATCTTGACGGTACTGTAGGATGTATGGTAAACGGAGCTGGTCTTGCAATGGCAACTATGGATTTAATTAAATATGCTGGTTTTGAGCCTGCTAACTTCCTTGACGTAGGAGGAACTGCTGATGCAAAACGTGTTGAAACAGCTTTCAGAATTATCTTGAAAGATCCAAACGTAAAAGCTATTTTAATTAACATCTTCGGAGGAATCGTTCGTTGTGATCGTGTTGCTCAAGGTGTTGTTGATGCTTACAAAAACATGGGAGATGCTATTAAAGTGCCAATTATCGTTCGTTTGCAAGGAACAAATGCTGAAATTGCAAAAGAATTAATTGACAACTCTGGTATGCCAATTTTATCTGCAGTTCAGTTCCAAGAAGCTGCTGACCAAGTTAAAGCTGCTCTTTCTTAA
- the gltB gene encoding glutamate synthase large subunit has product MRVKEQGLYLPEFEHDNCGAGFICNLNGIKSNDIIHKALDILIKLEHRGAVSSDGRTGDGAGILFDIPHDFFKKVCDFEIPEAREYAVGMVFLPKSKNQVSFCINAFEATIKDQNLKVLGWRDVPVDVENLGEIAAEKEPTIKQVFVSKNGQDLTEQEFNAKLFAARKIAEHAVRGSKTSESHMFYFTSLSTTTIIYKGLLMPEDISRYYIDLKDPDLVTRLALVHQRFSTNTFPSWDLAQPFRYMCHNGEINTLRGNVSRMRAREELMQSKVFGDDIKKLFPIILEGKSDSASMDMVVELLLMTGRSLPEAMMMVVPEAWEKHQTMSPEKRAFYEYNACIMEPWDGPASIPFTDGNVIGALLDRNGLRPSRYTLTKSGFVIMSSEIGVLDIDPEDVIQHGRLEPGKMFLVDMNEGRIIEDEEVKKAIVTKRPYQQWVDENLLPLASVPYTNNPTPVEKLDFVTRQKLFGYTIEDLKTIINPMGSDGAEAISSMGNDTPLAVLSDQPQLLYNYFKQLFAQVTNPPLDGIREEIITDISLAIGGDFNIFEIESKQCKKLKIQNPVVSNEDLDKIRNIDHPDFKSATISTLYKIEKGVNGLERALEKCVQATFKAVEEGCNIIILSDRGVSEELAPIPMLLACSYIHHSLNILQVRSKFGIIIESAEPREPHHFALLFGYGASAINPYMVNEIIHDQVEKGFITKVKADYAVVNYNKAIAKGIVKIMNKIGISTLHSYRAAQIFEILGLNKTFTSKYFPYTPSRIEGIGLMEVEKEVKKRFQKAFPNSKIANLLSLEIGGIYRWRRGGEKHMFNPTTISKLQQAVRLNSPESYKEYSNAVNEQSSNLMTIRGLFEFNNLDPISIDEVEPWTEIVKKFKTGAMSYGSISREAHENLAIAMNRIGGKSNSGEGGEDPKRFQKEINGDSRNSAIKQVASGRFGVSINYLTNAKEIQIKMAQGAKPGEGGQLPGEKVVPWIAETRNSTPYVGLISPPPHHDIYSIEDLSQLIYDLKNANREARINVKLVSEVGVGTIAAGVAKAKADVILISGYDGGTGAAPLTSLQHTGIPWELGLAEAQQTLILNDLRSRVVLECDGQLKTGRDVAIAALLGAEEFGFATAPLVASGCIMMRACHLNTCPVGIATQDPELRKNFKGTPEHVINFMYFIAEELREIMAQLGFRTLKEMVGQSQKLNVNKAIKHYKANGLDLSSILYKPEKAKTEPNHNTTTQDHQLENVLDFDIIKEAIPSIYRKEKTRVTFKIKNTDRSVGAILSNEISKIYGAQGLPDDTILVDFEGSAGQSFGAFATNGLSFKIHGNCNDYLGKGLSGGKLIVKVPPTATFKPEDNIIIGNVALYGAITGEAYINGMAGERFCVRNSGATAVVEGIGDHGCEYMTGGTVVVLGKTGRNFAAGMSGGVAYVYDPNKKFDSTVCNMEMVAFDPLEEEDVTKLRKLIKNHSLYTSSPLAKRILADWENQQQHFVKVMPTDYKKALKRIAEEKKIEELIA; this is encoded by the coding sequence ATGAGAGTTAAAGAACAAGGGCTTTATCTGCCTGAATTTGAACACGACAATTGTGGTGCAGGATTTATTTGTAATTTGAATGGTATTAAGTCAAATGATATTATTCACAAAGCATTAGACATCTTAATTAAATTAGAACATCGTGGTGCCGTTAGTTCTGATGGAAGAACTGGTGACGGAGCCGGAATTTTATTCGACATTCCTCATGATTTTTTTAAGAAAGTATGTGACTTTGAAATCCCTGAAGCGCGTGAATATGCAGTAGGAATGGTTTTTTTACCAAAAAGCAAAAACCAGGTTTCTTTTTGCATTAATGCATTTGAGGCTACTATTAAAGACCAAAACTTAAAAGTTTTAGGTTGGAGAGATGTGCCAGTTGACGTTGAAAATTTAGGTGAAATTGCCGCAGAAAAAGAACCAACAATTAAACAAGTTTTCGTTTCTAAAAACGGACAAGATTTAACTGAACAAGAATTTAATGCAAAACTTTTTGCAGCTAGAAAAATTGCTGAACATGCCGTAAGAGGATCAAAAACTTCTGAAAGCCATATGTTTTATTTTACTAGTTTATCGACAACTACTATAATATATAAAGGTTTATTGATGCCGGAAGACATCAGCCGTTATTATATAGATTTGAAAGATCCGGACCTAGTGACTCGTTTAGCGCTTGTACACCAACGTTTCTCTACAAATACATTCCCATCTTGGGACTTAGCTCAACCGTTTAGATATATGTGTCATAATGGTGAGATCAACACACTTCGTGGAAACGTAAGCCGCATGCGTGCTCGTGAAGAGCTTATGCAAAGCAAAGTTTTTGGCGATGATATCAAAAAATTATTCCCAATTATCTTAGAAGGAAAATCAGATTCTGCTTCTATGGATATGGTGGTAGAACTTTTATTAATGACTGGACGTTCGCTTCCAGAGGCAATGATGATGGTAGTTCCTGAAGCTTGGGAAAAACACCAAACAATGTCTCCAGAGAAAAGAGCTTTCTATGAGTACAACGCTTGTATCATGGAGCCTTGGGATGGTCCTGCTTCTATTCCGTTTACAGATGGAAACGTAATTGGTGCTTTACTAGACAGAAACGGATTGCGTCCTTCTCGTTATACATTAACAAAAAGCGGATTCGTAATTATGTCATCTGAAATTGGTGTATTAGACATCGATCCAGAAGATGTAATTCAGCACGGTCGTCTTGAGCCAGGAAAAATGTTCTTGGTTGACATGAATGAAGGTCGTATCATCGAAGACGAGGAAGTTAAGAAAGCGATAGTTACAAAACGTCCGTACCAACAATGGGTTGACGAAAACTTATTGCCATTGGCTAGTGTTCCTTACACGAACAACCCTACTCCTGTTGAAAAATTAGATTTCGTAACAAGACAAAAATTATTTGGCTATACTATTGAAGATTTAAAAACAATCATCAATCCAATGGGTAGCGACGGAGCTGAAGCAATCAGTTCTATGGGTAACGATACTCCTTTGGCAGTTCTTTCAGATCAGCCTCAGTTGTTATACAATTACTTCAAACAATTATTTGCTCAGGTTACTAACCCGCCGTTGGATGGTATTCGTGAAGAAATCATTACTGATATCAGTTTAGCAATTGGTGGAGATTTCAATATTTTTGAAATTGAATCTAAACAATGTAAAAAACTAAAAATCCAAAATCCAGTTGTTTCTAACGAGGATTTGGATAAAATTAGAAATATCGATCACCCAGATTTCAAATCGGCTACTATTTCTACTTTATATAAAATAGAAAAAGGAGTTAACGGTTTAGAGCGTGCCCTTGAAAAATGTGTTCAGGCTACTTTTAAAGCAGTTGAAGAAGGATGCAACATCATCATCTTATCTGATAGAGGTGTTAGCGAAGAATTAGCTCCAATTCCAATGTTATTGGCTTGTTCTTACATTCACCACTCATTAAACATTTTACAGGTTCGTTCTAAATTCGGAATCATCATCGAATCTGCAGAACCAAGAGAACCTCATCATTTTGCTTTATTGTTCGGATACGGTGCAAGTGCTATCAACCCTTATATGGTAAATGAAATCATTCACGATCAAGTTGAAAAAGGTTTCATTACAAAAGTAAAAGCTGATTATGCAGTTGTAAATTACAACAAAGCGATTGCAAAAGGAATCGTAAAAATCATGAACAAAATTGGTATCTCTACTTTACATTCATATAGAGCTGCTCAGATTTTCGAGATTTTAGGATTAAACAAAACATTTACATCTAAATACTTCCCTTACACTCCGTCAAGAATTGAAGGAATCGGTTTAATGGAAGTTGAAAAAGAGGTTAAAAAACGTTTCCAAAAAGCTTTCCCAAATTCAAAAATTGCAAACTTGCTGTCTCTTGAAATTGGAGGTATTTACAGATGGAGACGTGGCGGTGAAAAACACATGTTTAACCCAACTACGATTTCTAAATTACAACAAGCGGTTCGTTTAAACAGCCCAGAAAGTTATAAAGAATACTCAAATGCCGTTAACGAGCAAAGCTCAAACTTAATGACCATTAGAGGTTTGTTTGAATTCAATAATTTAGATCCAATTTCTATTGATGAAGTAGAACCTTGGACAGAAATTGTAAAGAAATTCAAAACGGGTGCAATGTCTTACGGATCTATTTCTAGAGAAGCACACGAGAATTTAGCGATTGCAATGAACAGAATTGGTGGAAAAAGTAACTCTGGGGAAGGTGGAGAAGATCCAAAACGTTTCCAGAAAGAAATTAACGGAGATTCTAGAAACTCTGCTATCAAACAAGTTGCATCAGGACGTTTTGGTGTTTCGATCAACTATTTGACAAACGCTAAAGAAATCCAGATTAAAATGGCTCAGGGAGCAAAACCTGGTGAAGGTGGACAGTTACCTGGAGAAAAAGTAGTGCCTTGGATTGCTGAAACTAGAAACTCTACACCTTATGTAGGTTTGATTTCGCCTCCTCCTCACCACGATATTTACTCAATTGAGGATTTATCTCAGTTGATTTACGATTTGAAAAATGCAAACCGTGAAGCTCGTATCAACGTAAAATTAGTTTCTGAAGTTGGAGTTGGAACCATCGCTGCCGGAGTTGCCAAAGCAAAAGCTGACGTTATCTTGATTTCTGGTTACGACGGAGGAACGGGAGCTGCACCATTAACATCTTTACAACACACAGGTATTCCATGGGAACTTGGTTTAGCGGAAGCACAGCAAACTTTGATCTTAAACGATTTAAGAAGTCGTGTAGTTCTTGAATGTGACGGACAGCTGAAAACAGGTCGTGACGTAGCTATCGCAGCTTTATTAGGAGCTGAAGAATTTGGTTTCGCAACGGCTCCGCTTGTAGCTTCTGGATGTATCATGATGAGAGCTTGTCACTTAAATACTTGCCCAGTTGGTATTGCAACTCAGGATCCTGAATTGAGAAAAAATTTCAAAGGAACTCCAGAGCACGTAATCAACTTCATGTATTTCATTGCTGAAGAGTTAAGAGAAATCATGGCACAATTAGGTTTCAGAACTTTAAAAGAAATGGTAGGTCAGTCACAAAAATTAAATGTGAACAAAGCCATCAAACATTATAAAGCAAATGGTTTAGACTTGTCATCAATTCTATACAAACCGGAAAAAGCGAAAACAGAGCCAAATCATAATACAACAACTCAAGATCACCAACTTGAAAATGTATTGGATTTTGACATCATCAAAGAAGCGATTCCGTCTATCTATAGAAAAGAAAAAACAAGAGTAACCTTTAAAATTAAAAATACAGACCGTTCTGTAGGTGCGATTTTGAGTAACGAAATCTCAAAAATCTACGGCGCACAAGGATTACCTGATGACACTATTTTAGTTGATTTTGAAGGTTCTGCCGGACAAAGTTTTGGTGCTTTTGCAACAAACGGATTGTCATTTAAAATTCACGGAAACTGTAATGATTATTTAGGAAAAGGGCTTTCTGGAGGAAAATTAATTGTAAAAGTACCTCCTACTGCAACTTTCAAACCTGAAGACAATATCATTATTGGAAACGTTGCCCTTTACGGAGCTATTACCGGAGAGGCTTATATTAATGGAATGGCCGGAGAGCGTTTCTGTGTTAGAAATTCTGGAGCAACAGCAGTTGTTGAAGGAATTGGAGATCACGGATGCGAGTACATGACCGGTGGTACAGTAGTAGTTTTAGGAAAAACAGGAAGAAACTTCGCGGCTGGTATGAGCGGTGGTGTAGCTTATGTTTACGATCCAAATAAGAAATTCGACTCAACAGTTTGCAACATGGAAATGGTTGCATTCGATCCGTTGGAAGAAGAGGACGTTACGAAACTAAGAAAATTGATCAAAAATCATTCATTGTACACAAGCAGTCCATTAGCAAAAAGAATTTTAGCAGACTGGGAAAACCAACAACAGCACTTCGTAAAAGTAATGCCAACTGATTACAAAAAAGCATTAAAAAGAATTGCAGAAGAGAAAAAAATAGAAGAATTAATAGCTTAA
- a CDS encoding glutamate synthase subunit beta: MGKIGGFKEYNRADESNLAVAERVSNYNEFTIPVPKDKLKEQGSRCMDCGIPFCHSGCPLGNLIPDFNDMVHQEEWQSALEILQSTNNFPEFTGRLCPAPCEKSCVLGIIKDPVSIENIEKSIVERGFAEGWIKPQAPKTRTGKTVAVIGSGPAGLAAAQQLNRAGHTVTVFERDNAIGGLLRYGIPNFKLEKGIIDRRVAILEAEGITFKTNVNVGVNFSVEELNQFDSIVLCGGATERRSLPTKGIESKGVVQAMDFLTQQTKVLFGESIPDQVKATGKDVIVIGGGDTGSDCIGTSNRHGAKSVTNFEILPKPPVGRSESTPWPFWPLQLKTSSSHEEGCDRNWLINTKEFISNDKGELTGLKTVEVAWKMTPGQRPELIEKEGSEKIWPCDLALLALGFTGPEKTLSEQLGIETDFRSNYKAHNYQTNVPHIFTAGDMRRGQSLIVWAISEGREAAREVDLFLMGSTNLPTKGKGDLPSL; the protein is encoded by the coding sequence ATGGGTAAAATAGGCGGATTTAAAGAATATAACAGAGCCGATGAAAGTAATTTAGCAGTAGCAGAACGTGTTTCTAACTACAATGAATTTACTATTCCGGTACCAAAAGATAAATTAAAAGAACAAGGATCAAGATGTATGGACTGTGGAATTCCTTTTTGCCACAGTGGTTGTCCGTTAGGAAATTTAATTCCTGACTTCAACGACATGGTACATCAGGAAGAATGGCAAAGCGCATTAGAGATTTTACAATCTACTAATAACTTCCCAGAATTTACAGGACGTTTATGCCCTGCTCCATGTGAGAAATCATGTGTATTAGGAATTATCAAAGATCCGGTTTCTATCGAAAATATCGAAAAAAGCATTGTAGAAAGAGGTTTCGCTGAAGGATGGATCAAACCACAAGCGCCAAAAACAAGAACTGGTAAAACTGTTGCTGTAATTGGTTCAGGACCTGCAGGTCTTGCAGCTGCTCAACAATTAAACAGAGCTGGTCACACCGTTACTGTTTTCGAAAGAGACAACGCAATTGGAGGTTTATTACGTTACGGAATTCCAAATTTCAAATTAGAAAAAGGAATTATAGACAGACGTGTAGCTATTCTTGAAGCAGAAGGAATCACTTTCAAAACGAATGTAAACGTTGGGGTTAACTTCAGTGTGGAAGAATTAAACCAATTCGATTCTATCGTTTTATGCGGAGGAGCAACTGAAAGAAGAAGCTTGCCAACTAAAGGAATCGAAAGCAAAGGTGTTGTTCAGGCAATGGATTTCTTAACACAACAAACTAAAGTTTTATTTGGAGAATCAATTCCAGATCAAGTTAAAGCAACTGGTAAAGATGTAATCGTTATTGGTGGTGGAGATACGGGTTCTGACTGTATTGGAACTTCTAACAGACATGGAGCTAAATCGGTAACTAACTTTGAGATTTTACCAAAACCTCCAGTTGGAAGAAGCGAGTCAACTCCTTGGCCTTTCTGGCCGTTGCAGTTAAAAACATCATCTTCTCACGAAGAAGGTTGTGACAGAAACTGGTTGATCAACACTAAAGAATTCATTTCTAACGACAAAGGTGAGTTAACTGGATTAAAAACAGTTGAAGTGGCATGGAAAATGACTCCAGGTCAGCGTCCTGAATTAATCGAAAAAGAAGGTTCTGAGAAAATCTGGCCTTGCGATTTAGCTTTATTAGCGCTTGGATTTACAGGTCCTGAGAAAACATTGAGCGAGCAATTAGGAATCGAAACTGATTTTAGAAGCAATTATAAAGCGCATAACTATCAGACAAATGTTCCTCACATTTTCACTGCAGGTGATATGAGAAGAGGACAATCATTAATCGTGTGGGCTATTTCAGAAGGTCGCGAAGCAGCAAGAGAAGTAGATTTATTCCTTATGGGATCTACAAACTTGCCTACTAAAGGAAAAGGAGATCTTCCTAGCCTATAA
- the lysA gene encoding diaminopimelate decarboxylase yields MQAKDLLQLADQFGSPLYVYDAEKIQSQYNRLTKAFSKVENLRVNYAMKALSNIAILQLLKNMGSGLDTVSIQEVQLGLHAGYEPERIFFTPNGVSLEEIEEVAAMGVQINIDNLSILEQFGTKHPHIPVCIRINPHVMAGGNANISVGHIDSKFGISVHQIPHILRIVENTKMSIVGIHMHTGSDILDIEVFLYAAEILFDTAKHFKDLQFLDFGSGFKVPYKKDDIETDIEELGKKLSKRFNAFCTEYGRDLTLIFEPGKFLVSEAGHFLVKVNVVKQTTSTVFAGIDSGFNHLIRPMFYGSSHHIENISNPKGKERFYSVVGYICETDTFANNRRIAEITEGDILEFRNAGAYCFSMSSNYNSRYKPAEVLWMNGQGILIRQAETFEDLLKNQIPLPEEVAATV; encoded by the coding sequence ATGCAAGCAAAAGATTTACTGCAGTTAGCAGACCAATTTGGAAGTCCATTGTATGTTTACGATGCTGAAAAAATCCAATCACAGTACAACCGATTAACTAAAGCATTCTCTAAGGTTGAGAATTTAAGAGTTAATTATGCCATGAAGGCATTGTCTAACATTGCGATTCTACAGTTATTAAAGAACATGGGGTCTGGGTTAGATACTGTATCAATTCAGGAGGTTCAGTTAGGACTTCATGCTGGCTATGAACCCGAAAGAATTTTCTTTACACCAAACGGCGTTTCCCTAGAAGAAATCGAAGAAGTTGCCGCAATGGGTGTACAAATCAATATCGACAATTTATCTATTTTAGAGCAATTCGGAACAAAACATCCACATATTCCGGTATGTATCCGTATCAATCCTCATGTAATGGCGGGCGGAAATGCTAACATTTCTGTTGGACATATCGATAGTAAATTCGGAATTTCTGTTCACCAGATTCCGCATATTTTGCGAATTGTTGAAAATACAAAAATGAGCATCGTTGGAATTCACATGCACACAGGATCTGATATTTTAGATATCGAAGTATTCTTGTATGCTGCTGAAATCTTGTTCGATACGGCTAAACATTTCAAAGATTTACAATTCTTAGATTTCGGAAGCGGATTCAAAGTTCCTTACAAAAAAGACGATATCGAAACAGACATCGAAGAATTAGGTAAAAAATTATCAAAAAGATTCAACGCTTTCTGTACAGAATATGGCAGAGATTTAACCTTGATTTTCGAACCAGGAAAATTCTTGGTGAGCGAAGCAGGTCATTTCTTAGTAAAAGTAAACGTAGTAAAACAAACAACATCAACAGTTTTCGCAGGAATTGACAGTGGTTTCAACCACTTAATCCGTCCTATGTTCTACGGATCTTCACATCATATCGAAAACATCTCTAACCCAAAAGGAAAAGAGCGTTTTTACTCTGTTGTAGGATACATTTGCGAGACTGATACTTTCGCCAACAACCGTAGAATTGCTGAAATCACAGAAGGTGACATTTTAGAGTTCAGAAATGCAGGAGCATATTGTTTCTCAATGTCTTCCAACTATAATTCAAGATACAAACCAGCCGAAGTTTTATGGATGAACGGTCAAGGAATCTTAATTCGCCAAGCTGAAACATTTGAAGATTTACTTAAAAATCAAATTCCGTTGCCAGAAGAAGTTGCCGCAACAGTTTAA